The Haloplanus natans DSM 17983 DNA segment GGCCATGCGGGCTCGTACACCTGCCCGACGCATAAATTCGTCCCGGCGTGGGGAGGAATTCGGGCCACCCGCCTCGTGGCTCGTCGTCCGCCGTGGCACCGGAATCGACGCCGTCCGCATCGACGCCGAACCAAACGGGTTTTAACGCCCGACGCGAAATTCCCGGTAAGGTAGATATCTATGCAGATGCCACGCCGATTCAACACGTACTGCCCGCACTGCAACGGGCATTTCGAGCACGAGGTCGAGAAAGTGCGTCGCGGTCGTGAGACGGGGATGAAGTGGATCGACCGCCAGCGCGGCCGCGCCAAGGCCACCATCGGGAACGCCGGCAAGTTCTCGAAGGTGCCGGGTGGCGACAAGCCGACGAAAAAGACCCACCTGAAATACCGCTGTGGCGAGTGTGGCAAGGCCCACATGCGCGAAGGCTGGCGGGCCGGCCGACTGGAGTTCCAGGAATGACGGGGAGCTTCTTCAGCGTCGAGTGTGCCGACTGTGGTAACGAGCAGACCGTCTTCGGGAAGGTTTCGACGACGGTGAACTGCGCGGTCTGTGGCAGCACGCTCGCCCGCCCGACCGGCGGTCAGACGGCGTTCGAGGGCGAGGTCGTCGACACCGTCGAGGCACGGTAAGCGATGAAATACAGTGGCTGGCCCGAACAGGGCGAACTCGTCGTCGGCAAGGTCGACGAGATAACCGACTTCGGCGTGTTCGTCGACCTCGAGGAGTACGAGGACAAACGCGGCCTCGCGCACATCAGCGAGGTTGCCAGCGGCTGGATCAAGAACGTCCGCGACCACGTCCGCGAGGGACAGACGGTCGTCGCGAAGGTGCTCGACGTCGACGAGGGGTCCCAGCAGATCGACCTCTCGATCAAAGACGTCAACGAACACCAGCGCAAGGAGAAGATCCAGGAGTGGAAAAACGAGCAGAAGGCCGATAAGTGGATGTCGATCACCTTCGGCGAGGAGGTGTCGGACGATCGCTACGGCGAAATCGCCGACGCCCTCCTCGCGGAGTTCGAGAGCCTCTACGACGCCTTCGAGTCGGCCGCGATCCACGGGAACGAGGCGCTCGACGATGTGGACCTCGACGACGACGACGTGGACACCATCGTCGAGACGGCCCGCGAGAACGTCTCGGTGCCCTACGTCAACGTCACGGGCTACGTCGATCTGGAGTGCCCGACCGGCGACGGCGTCGATCATATCAAGGCGGCGCTCCAAGCCGCCGAGGGTAACGGCGACGTGAGCGACGAAATCGAGCTCTCGGTGTCCTACGTCGGGTCGCCCGAATACCGCATCCAGGTACAGGCTCCG contains these protein-coding regions:
- a CDS encoding 50S ribosomal protein L44e yields the protein MQMPRRFNTYCPHCNGHFEHEVEKVRRGRETGMKWIDRQRGRAKATIGNAGKFSKVPGGDKPTKKTHLKYRCGECGKAHMREGWRAGRLEFQE
- a CDS encoding translation initiation factor IF-2 subunit alpha, whose product is MKYSGWPEQGELVVGKVDEITDFGVFVDLEEYEDKRGLAHISEVASGWIKNVRDHVREGQTVVAKVLDVDEGSQQIDLSIKDVNEHQRKEKIQEWKNEQKADKWMSITFGEEVSDDRYGEIADALLAEFESLYDAFESAAIHGNEALDDVDLDDDDVDTIVETARENVSVPYVNVTGYVDLECPTGDGVDHIKAALQAAEGNGDVSDEIELSVSYVGSPEYRIQVQAPDYKTAESELEASAERARESITAAGGTAHYHRERETDDE
- a CDS encoding 30S ribosomal protein S27e, giving the protein MTGSFFSVECADCGNEQTVFGKVSTTVNCAVCGSTLARPTGGQTAFEGEVVDTVEAR